The Halobacterium litoreum genome includes a region encoding these proteins:
- a CDS encoding M48 family metallopeptidase encodes MLVYHAVFLALVAGTTAFFAVLAALNVRYAERAVRERADWLAETIGVDDPDELLDYHRLGTAASQLESVVVLGVVLLVLYSGLFGDGVAAVYDTVGSDLLAGVALFVGATVGMQLLSLPFDAFDTFAVEEAFGFNEQSPALFARDKMVSTAVAAVFVAVLGAGVLYTVEAFPNWWWLAATGVVVAFLLATQILVPRVVMPLFYDFDPVENSDLRDAVEDVFERAGFACDQVYVMNASSRSGHSNAFFTGFGRTKRVVLFDTLVEQMDETEVQSVLAHELAHWKKGHIWQNVAASALQAGILLFLAQFLVESAWLYEMFAVPERAAAGLLLAGLWLQPLSQLTAPIQNKLWLANEREADAFAVDVMGGGDALAGALADLTSENLGNPFPHPYYEAFHYQHPPVPERIRYLTEGDGTELESEAGGPGDAAV; translated from the coding sequence ATGTTGGTCTATCACGCGGTCTTCCTCGCGCTCGTCGCCGGGACGACGGCGTTCTTCGCGGTTCTCGCGGCGCTGAACGTCCGGTACGCCGAGCGCGCGGTTCGCGAGCGCGCTGACTGGCTCGCGGAGACAATCGGCGTCGACGACCCCGACGAACTGCTGGACTACCACCGCCTCGGCACCGCCGCCTCCCAACTGGAGAGCGTCGTGGTGCTCGGCGTCGTCCTGCTCGTGCTGTACTCGGGGCTGTTCGGCGACGGCGTCGCCGCGGTCTACGACACCGTCGGGAGCGACCTGCTCGCGGGCGTCGCGCTGTTCGTCGGCGCGACAGTCGGGATGCAACTCCTGAGCCTGCCCTTCGACGCGTTCGACACGTTCGCCGTCGAGGAGGCGTTCGGGTTCAACGAGCAGTCCCCGGCGCTGTTCGCTCGGGACAAAATGGTCTCCACGGCTGTCGCCGCCGTCTTCGTCGCCGTCCTCGGCGCGGGCGTCCTCTACACCGTCGAGGCGTTCCCGAACTGGTGGTGGCTCGCCGCCACCGGCGTCGTCGTCGCGTTCCTGCTCGCCACCCAGATTCTCGTGCCGCGGGTGGTGATGCCGCTGTTCTACGACTTCGACCCCGTGGAGAACAGCGACCTGCGGGACGCCGTCGAGGACGTCTTCGAGCGCGCCGGATTCGCCTGCGACCAGGTGTACGTGATGAACGCGAGTTCGCGCTCCGGGCACTCGAACGCCTTCTTCACCGGGTTCGGGCGCACCAAGCGCGTCGTGCTCTTCGACACGCTCGTCGAGCAGATGGACGAGACCGAAGTCCAGAGCGTGCTCGCTCACGAACTCGCGCACTGGAAGAAGGGACACATCTGGCAGAACGTCGCCGCGAGCGCGCTCCAGGCCGGCATCCTGCTCTTCCTCGCGCAGTTCCTCGTGGAGTCGGCGTGGCTCTACGAGATGTTCGCGGTGCCCGAGCGGGCCGCCGCCGGCCTCCTGCTCGCGGGGCTCTGGCTCCAGCCGCTCAGCCAGCTCACGGCCCCGATTCAGAACAAACTCTGGCTCGCGAACGAGCGCGAGGCCGACGCGTTCGCCGTCGACGTGATGGGCGGCGGCGACGCGCTCGCTGGCGCGCTCGCCGACCTCACGAGCGAGAACCTCGGCAACCCCTTCCCGCACCCCTACTACGAGGCGTTCCACTACCAGCACCCGCCCGTTCCAGAGCGCATCCGGTATCTCACCGAGGGCGACGGAACCGAGTTGGAGAGTGAGGCCGGTGGACCCGGGGACGCCGCGGTCTGA
- the mfnA gene encoding tyrosine decarboxylase MfnA: MTRAETRPAPQEFDRVLSSMCTDPHPAARDAAMRFLADNPGDPATYPAVSDLEREAVAMLGDVVGLDDPHGYVGSGGTEANIQAVRAARNLADDDANVVAPESAHFSFQKAADVLDVELRLAELDDDHRADVDHVTDLADDDTAVVVGVAGTTEFGRVDPIPALGDVAEDAGANLHVDAAWGGFVLPFTDHDWDFADAAVDTMTIDPHKMGQAPVPAGGFLARDPETLDALSIRTPYLESDTQPTLGGTRSGAGVAGAHAALDELWRDGYRDQYETSQANADYLASELDDRGYDVVDPVLPLVATELPDREFRALRDDGWRISRTASGELRVVCMPHVTREMLDSFLADLDRSR; encoded by the coding sequence ATGACGCGCGCGGAGACACGCCCGGCGCCACAGGAGTTCGACCGCGTGCTGTCCTCGATGTGTACGGACCCGCACCCGGCGGCCCGCGACGCCGCGATGCGGTTCCTCGCGGACAACCCCGGCGACCCGGCGACGTACCCGGCCGTCTCGGACCTCGAACGCGAGGCCGTGGCAATGCTCGGGGACGTGGTCGGCCTGGACGACCCCCACGGCTACGTCGGGTCGGGCGGCACCGAGGCGAACATCCAAGCGGTCCGCGCAGCCAGAAATCTCGCCGACGACGACGCGAACGTCGTCGCACCCGAGAGCGCGCACTTCTCCTTCCAGAAGGCCGCGGACGTCCTCGACGTGGAACTCCGACTCGCGGAACTGGACGACGACCACCGCGCCGACGTCGACCACGTCACCGACCTCGCGGACGACGACACGGCAGTCGTCGTCGGCGTCGCCGGAACCACTGAGTTCGGGCGCGTCGACCCGATTCCCGCGCTCGGCGACGTGGCCGAAGACGCGGGCGCGAACCTCCACGTCGACGCGGCGTGGGGCGGTTTCGTCCTGCCTTTCACGGACCATGACTGGGACTTCGCTGACGCCGCCGTGGACACGATGACCATCGACCCGCACAAGATGGGGCAGGCGCCCGTGCCCGCCGGCGGCTTCCTCGCCCGCGACCCGGAGACGCTGGACGCGCTCTCGATTCGCACGCCGTACCTCGAATCCGACACCCAGCCGACGCTCGGCGGCACGCGGTCGGGCGCCGGCGTCGCCGGCGCGCACGCCGCCCTCGACGAACTCTGGCGGGACGGCTACCGCGACCAGTACGAGACCTCGCAGGCGAACGCCGACTACCTCGCGAGCGAACTCGACGACCGGGGTTACGACGTGGTCGACCCCGTGCTCCCGCTCGTCGCCACGGAACTCCCCGACCGCGAGTTCCGGGCGCTGCGGGACGACGGCTGGCGCATCTCCCGCACCGCCAGCGGCGAACTCCGCGTCGTCTGCATGCCCCACGTCACCCGCGAGATGCTCGACTCGTTCCTCGCGGACCTCGACCGCAGCAGATGA
- a CDS encoding VTT domain-containing protein, whose amino-acid sequence MTSLAVLPLALDIGIFEDAVRAATGWSGLFVIFVYSFLIAFVLPLPSEIVLCPAGYVCAAGATLGLGIPGPAVVALVVLVSGVGKALGSVIALYVGHGASHSGIVVRACRRLGFDPVEWSKSKMVALVRKYGYYGMAMGLTVPGFPDTLSIYVFSVIEKNYAKFAAAAFAGSVGRLVVTIAVIEGVVLVV is encoded by the coding sequence GTGACCTCGCTAGCGGTGCTCCCGCTCGCACTCGACATCGGCATCTTCGAGGACGCGGTCCGCGCAGCCACCGGCTGGAGCGGCCTGTTCGTCATCTTCGTCTACTCGTTTCTCATCGCGTTCGTGCTCCCGCTCCCCAGCGAAATCGTGTTGTGTCCCGCCGGCTACGTCTGCGCGGCGGGCGCGACGCTCGGTCTCGGCATCCCCGGTCCCGCCGTCGTCGCGCTCGTCGTGCTCGTGAGCGGCGTCGGGAAAGCGCTCGGGAGCGTCATCGCGCTGTACGTCGGACACGGCGCGAGCCACTCCGGCATCGTCGTGCGCGCGTGCCGGCGCCTCGGCTTCGACCCGGTCGAGTGGTCCAAGAGCAAGATGGTCGCGCTCGTCCGCAAGTACGGCTACTACGGGATGGCGATGGGCCTCACCGTCCCCGGCTTCCCGGACACGCTCTCCATCTACGTGTTCTCCGTCATCGAGAAGAACTACGCGAAGTTCGCGGCCGCCGCGTTCGCCGGGAGCGTCGGCCGCCTCGTCGTCACCATCGCCGTCATCGAAGGCGTCGTGCTCGTCGTCTGA
- a CDS encoding LiaF transmembrane domain-containing protein → MTRLRSDRLVTGGLIILVGLLLLLSTTDYASTENLWDFLPAVFVALGAWALVRSRFRNLTGPVMVIAVAATFQAKNLGYVTDQQIGDWWPLFVVLFGVLYLVGRSRRTRGVSVSDRDAGDVSIISLFSGTQRRVTGSGFRGGNVVAMFGGAELDLRDADVSNPPATVECLVAFGGAEVQVPEDWTVDLDVLSLFGGSEDKRPPSGGDGDVDLVVTGLALFGGVSVER, encoded by the coding sequence ATGACACGCTTGCGTTCGGACCGCCTCGTCACCGGCGGCCTCATCATCCTCGTCGGCCTCCTCCTGTTGTTGTCGACCACGGACTACGCCAGCACGGAGAACCTCTGGGACTTCCTCCCGGCCGTCTTCGTCGCGCTCGGCGCGTGGGCGCTCGTCCGCAGCCGCTTCCGGAACCTCACCGGCCCCGTCATGGTAATCGCGGTCGCGGCCACGTTCCAAGCGAAGAACCTCGGCTACGTCACCGACCAGCAGATCGGCGACTGGTGGCCGCTGTTCGTCGTGCTGTTCGGCGTCCTCTACCTCGTCGGTCGGAGCCGACGCACCCGCGGCGTCTCCGTCAGCGACCGCGACGCCGGCGACGTCTCCATCATCAGCCTGTTCAGCGGCACTCAGCGCCGCGTCACCGGGAGCGGGTTCCGCGGAGGCAACGTCGTCGCGATGTTCGGCGGCGCGGAACTCGACCTCCGCGACGCCGACGTCTCGAACCCGCCCGCGACCGTCGAGTGCCTCGTCGCGTTCGGCGGCGCCGAAGTGCAGGTGCCCGAGGACTGGACCGTCGACCTCGACGTGCTCAGCCTCTTCGGCGGCAGCGAGGACAAACGCCCGCCCAGCGGCGGCGACGGCGACGTGGACCTCGTCGTCACCGGCCTCGCGCTGTTCGGCGGCGTCTCTGTCGAACGCTGA
- the metG gene encoding methionine--tRNA ligase, whose amino-acid sequence MTYEDYPTDDPAVVTCGLPYANGDLHIGHLRGYVNADAFTRGLRKLGQQAAYVCGSDMHGTPIAVNAAEAGVSPEEFALEHHEQYEETFPKFNVDFDQYGHTHDETNTEMTKAFVRAWEENGHVHEKEIDVAYDPEADQWLPDRYVEGTCPYCGEHARGDECDEGCQRHLEPGEIEDPVSTVTGNPAEYRKRDHKFLRLADFQEHLQGFINRLEGTSNAQNQPREWIEGELQDLCITRDMDWGIDYPGEGADDLVLYVWVDAPIEYVSATKQYTDRTGDFDWESVWKEGDGEIVHVIGRDIIQHHTVYWPSMLEGADYAEPRAVCATGFVNIDGKGLSTSKNRAIWAEEYLDEGFHPDLLRYYLATASGFEHDVNFTWERFAERVNSELADVVGNFVYRALLFANRNFGGTPDASLSDEVETEIAQAMDDYEDALNDYDLKRAGERAVALARFGNEYIQRNEPWKLDEDEAAPVIRDCVQLVKAVAVLLQPFLPEKADEVWAQIGAEGSAADATVADCLQEPPAEFGEPAELFEKVEDEQVAELDEKLAGKIEAASSEEDDDGDVSDESDVELAPLADDRIGFEEFQALDLRVGRIESAEGIEGADDLARLEVDIGHEVRQIVAGIKQLHDLDELPGTKVVVVANMEEAELFGVESNGMVLAAGEEADLLTTHGDSVPGTKVK is encoded by the coding sequence ATGACATACGAAGACTACCCCACCGACGACCCGGCGGTGGTCACGTGTGGGCTGCCGTACGCCAACGGCGACCTCCACATCGGCCACCTGCGCGGCTACGTCAACGCCGACGCGTTCACGCGCGGCCTCCGCAAACTCGGCCAGCAGGCCGCCTACGTCTGCGGGAGCGACATGCACGGCACCCCCATCGCGGTGAACGCCGCGGAAGCCGGCGTCAGCCCCGAGGAGTTCGCGCTCGAACACCACGAGCAGTACGAGGAGACGTTCCCGAAGTTCAACGTCGACTTCGACCAGTACGGCCACACCCACGACGAGACGAACACCGAGATGACGAAGGCGTTCGTCCGCGCGTGGGAGGAAAACGGCCACGTCCACGAGAAGGAAATCGACGTGGCGTACGACCCCGAGGCCGACCAGTGGCTCCCCGACCGCTACGTCGAGGGGACCTGTCCGTACTGCGGCGAGCACGCGCGCGGCGACGAGTGCGACGAGGGCTGTCAGCGCCACCTCGAACCCGGCGAAATCGAGGACCCCGTCTCCACGGTCACGGGGAACCCCGCCGAGTACCGCAAGCGCGACCACAAGTTCCTGCGCCTCGCGGACTTCCAGGAGCACCTGCAGGGGTTCATCAACCGCCTCGAAGGCACGAGCAACGCCCAGAATCAGCCCCGCGAGTGGATCGAGGGCGAACTCCAGGACCTCTGTATCACGCGGGACATGGACTGGGGAATCGACTACCCCGGCGAGGGCGCCGACGACCTCGTCCTCTACGTCTGGGTCGACGCCCCCATCGAGTACGTCTCCGCGACGAAGCAGTACACCGACCGCACGGGCGACTTCGACTGGGAGTCCGTCTGGAAAGAGGGAGACGGCGAAATCGTCCACGTCATCGGCCGCGACATCATCCAGCACCACACGGTCTACTGGCCGTCGATGCTGGAGGGCGCGGACTACGCCGAACCGCGGGCGGTCTGTGCGACCGGGTTCGTGAACATCGACGGGAAGGGGCTGTCCACGTCGAAGAACCGCGCCATCTGGGCCGAGGAGTACCTCGATGAGGGGTTCCACCCCGACCTGCTCCGGTACTACCTCGCGACGGCGAGCGGGTTCGAGCACGACGTGAACTTCACGTGGGAGCGGTTCGCCGAGCGCGTCAACAGCGAACTCGCGGACGTCGTCGGGAACTTCGTCTACCGGGCGCTGCTGTTCGCGAACCGGAACTTCGGCGGCACGCCGGACGCCAGCCTGAGCGACGAGGTGGAGACGGAAATCGCGCAGGCGATGGACGACTACGAGGACGCGCTGAACGACTACGACCTGAAGCGGGCGGGCGAGCGAGCCGTCGCGCTCGCGCGCTTCGGGAACGAGTACATCCAGCGCAACGAGCCGTGGAAGCTCGACGAGGACGAGGCGGCGCCGGTCATCCGCGACTGCGTGCAACTCGTGAAGGCCGTCGCGGTGCTGCTCCAGCCGTTCCTCCCGGAGAAGGCCGACGAGGTGTGGGCGCAAATCGGCGCCGAGGGGAGCGCGGCGGACGCCACCGTCGCGGACTGCCTGCAGGAGCCGCCGGCGGAGTTCGGCGAGCCCGCGGAACTCTTCGAGAAGGTCGAGGACGAGCAGGTCGCGGAACTCGACGAGAAGCTCGCGGGGAAAATCGAAGCCGCCAGTAGCGAGGAGGACGACGACGGGGACGTGAGCGACGAATCCGACGTCGAACTGGCACCGCTCGCCGACGACCGCATCGGGTTCGAGGAGTTCCAAGCCCTCGACCTGCGCGTCGGCCGCATCGAGTCCGCCGAGGGCATCGAGGGCGCGGACGACCTCGCACGCCTCGAAGTCGACATCGGCCACGAAGTCCGGCAGATTGTCGCCGGCATCAAGCAGCTCCACGACCTCGACGAACTCCCCGGCACGAAGGTCGTCGTTGTCGCGAACATGGAGGAGGCCGAACTGTTCGGCGTCGAGTCGAACGGGATGGTGCTCGCCGCGGGCGAGGAAGCCGACCTCCTCACGACCCACGGCGACAGCGTCCCCGGCACGAAAGTCAAGTAG
- a CDS encoding GYD domain-containing protein, whose protein sequence is MPTYAAFANVETGEFQNAQELASIWGDLRQDLETRNCELRDAYVLLGERDVLLLFDAADRQAALEASIAAERYGIEMQTMEAMHVDDLGEIVEEL, encoded by the coding sequence ATGCCGACCTACGCCGCCTTCGCCAACGTCGAAACCGGCGAATTCCAGAACGCCCAAGAACTCGCGTCCATCTGGGGCGACCTCCGACAAGACCTCGAAACCCGGAACTGCGAACTCCGAGACGCCTACGTCCTCCTCGGCGAACGCGACGTCCTCCTCCTCTTCGACGCCGCCGACCGGCAAGCCGCCCTCGAAGCCTCCATCGCCGCCGAACGCTACGGCATCGAGATGCAGACCATGGAAGCCATGCACGTCGACGACCTCGGCGAAATCGTCGAAGAACTCTAG
- the pyk gene encoding pyruvate kinase: protein MRNAKIVCTLGPATDDEASVRALADAGMTVARINASHGSLEDRAALVDTAREVDEETDKPVAVMLDTQGPEVRTAETDEPVRVETGSEVAFAEGDTSTPERVGLSTSIAAAEPGDRVLLDDGRIEAVVERVEGDTVYAHVESGGDLGSRKGVNVPGVELDLDVVTEKDRRDLELAAEKDVDYVAASFVRDREDVLEVGRVLESFGADIPIVAKIERAGAVENLDGIIEAANGVMVARGDLGVECPMEDVPMIQKRIIRRCHEAGVPVITATEMLDSMVHARRPTRAEASDVANAVLDGTDAVMLSAETAVGDDPTRVVETMDRIVREVEGSGEYEELQEQRVPEADGEAKTDALARSARYLARDIDASAVVVASESGYTARKAAKFRPRVPVVCATPSHRVRRQLALNWGVHADYAEVAEGDATTVVERAVQAAVDSGVVDSGDTVVVLVGMMTDLEGASTTNTLKVHVAAETLAVGRSVVGGRTTGRATVVSDGDLSDVPENAILVLDAAFDGEFHGDLSKISGIVTADSGMTGYAAMVAREIDVPMVGGADLSMVTDGEFVTVDGERGVVYAADR, encoded by the coding sequence ATGAGGAACGCGAAAATCGTCTGCACGCTCGGGCCGGCGACCGACGACGAGGCGTCGGTGCGGGCGCTCGCGGACGCGGGGATGACGGTGGCGCGAATCAACGCCAGCCACGGGTCGCTCGAGGACCGCGCGGCGCTCGTGGATACGGCCCGCGAGGTCGACGAGGAGACCGACAAGCCGGTCGCGGTGATGCTGGACACGCAGGGGCCGGAGGTCCGGACGGCCGAGACCGACGAGCCGGTGCGCGTGGAGACCGGGAGCGAGGTGGCGTTCGCAGAGGGCGACACGTCGACGCCCGAGCGCGTCGGTCTGTCGACGAGCATCGCGGCGGCCGAGCCCGGCGACCGCGTGCTGTTAGACGACGGCCGCATCGAGGCCGTCGTGGAGCGCGTGGAGGGCGACACCGTCTACGCGCACGTCGAGTCCGGCGGCGACCTCGGGAGTCGGAAGGGCGTGAACGTTCCGGGCGTGGAGTTGGACCTCGACGTGGTCACGGAGAAGGACCGCCGCGACCTCGAACTCGCCGCGGAGAAGGACGTGGACTACGTCGCCGCGAGTTTCGTGCGGGACCGGGAGGACGTCCTCGAAGTCGGGCGCGTGTTGGAGTCGTTCGGCGCGGACATCCCCATCGTCGCGAAGATAGAGCGCGCGGGCGCCGTGGAGAACCTCGACGGCATCATCGAGGCCGCCAACGGCGTGATGGTGGCGCGGGGCGACCTCGGCGTTGAGTGCCCGATGGAGGACGTGCCGATGATTCAAAAGCGCATCATCCGGCGGTGCCACGAGGCGGGCGTCCCCGTCATCACGGCGACGGAGATGCTGGACTCGATGGTACACGCGCGCCGCCCGACGCGGGCCGAGGCGTCCGACGTCGCGAACGCCGTCCTCGACGGCACGGACGCGGTGATGCTGTCCGCGGAGACGGCGGTCGGCGACGACCCGACGCGGGTCGTGGAGACGATGGACCGCATCGTGCGCGAGGTCGAGGGCAGCGGCGAGTACGAGGAGTTACAGGAACAGCGCGTGCCGGAGGCCGACGGCGAGGCGAAGACGGACGCGCTCGCGCGGTCGGCACGCTACCTCGCTCGCGACATCGACGCGAGCGCGGTCGTAGTGGCGTCCGAGTCCGGCTACACGGCGCGGAAGGCGGCGAAGTTCCGGCCCCGAGTGCCGGTCGTCTGCGCGACGCCCTCCCACCGCGTGCGTCGCCAACTCGCGTTGAACTGGGGCGTCCACGCCGACTACGCGGAGGTCGCGGAGGGCGACGCGACGACCGTCGTCGAGCGCGCGGTGCAGGCTGCCGTCGACTCGGGCGTCGTGGACAGCGGCGACACGGTGGTCGTGCTCGTCGGGATGATGACCGACCTGGAGGGAGCGAGCACGACGAACACGCTGAAGGTACACGTCGCCGCGGAGACGCTGGCGGTCGGGCGCTCTGTCGTCGGCGGGCGGACGACGGGCCGGGCGACGGTCGTCTCGGACGGCGACCTCTCTGACGTACCGGAGAACGCGATTCTGGTGTTGGACGCGGCGTTCGACGGCGAGTTCCACGGCGACCTCTCGAAGATTTCGGGCATCGTCACCGCGGACTCCGGGATGACGGGGTACGCGGCGATGGTGGCGCGGGAGATCGACGTGCCGATGGTCGGGGGCGCCGACCTCTCGATGGTCACCGACGGCGAGTTCGTGACGGTGGACGGGGAGCGCGGCGTGGTGTACGCGGCCGACCGCTGA
- a CDS encoding DUF7312 domain-containing protein — MAADATDDGDGDGGEWRFGVDEVGEDAEPLVDPIEPGSPSAENTAFFLLGVVTMVVALGLLLFG, encoded by the coding sequence ATGGCAGCGGACGCGACGGACGACGGTGACGGCGACGGCGGCGAGTGGCGGTTCGGCGTCGACGAGGTCGGCGAGGACGCCGAACCCCTCGTCGACCCGATAGAGCCGGGGTCGCCGAGCGCGGAGAACACGGCGTTTTTCCTGCTGGGCGTGGTGACGATGGTGGTCGCGCTCGGTCTCCTGCTGTTCGGGTAA
- a CDS encoding NfeD family protein, with the protein MAEVFGQSLSFVLVVAGTALCIVEAFAPGAHFIVLGVALFVAGLIGMFLLSEATPLVLAGIVFAVGMVVLYFYRYYELYEGTGRGQSLDSSDLRGKRGYVVEEVTQRSGRVELEGGGFDSSYGARSTSGVIPEGTDIVVVDPGGGNVVTVETLEDTAAGDAEADREPGGAEDAT; encoded by the coding sequence ATGGCCGAGGTGTTCGGGCAGTCGCTGTCGTTCGTGTTGGTCGTCGCCGGCACAGCGCTGTGTATCGTCGAGGCGTTCGCGCCCGGTGCGCACTTCATCGTCCTCGGCGTCGCGCTGTTCGTCGCCGGACTCATCGGGATGTTCCTGCTGTCGGAGGCGACGCCGCTCGTGCTGGCGGGCATCGTCTTCGCCGTGGGGATGGTGGTGCTGTACTTCTACCGGTACTACGAGTTGTACGAGGGGACGGGCCGCGGGCAGTCCCTCGATTCGAGTGACCTGCGCGGGAAGCGCGGCTACGTCGTCGAGGAGGTCACCCAGCGCAGCGGGCGCGTCGAACTGGAGGGCGGCGGCTTCGACTCGTCGTACGGCGCGCGCAGCACGTCCGGCGTCATCCCGGAGGGGACGGACATCGTGGTCGTGGACCCCGGCGGCGGGAACGTCGTCACCGTCGAGACGCTCGAGGACACGGCGGCGGGCGACGCGGAAGCCGACCGCGAACCGGGCGGCGCCGAGGACGCGACCTGA
- a CDS encoding SPFH domain-containing protein produces the protein MFTPLATGGALVTAVGLLVLVLLVVVVYQTVKIVDAYEKKALTVFGEYRGLLEPGINVVPPFVSRTYTFDMRTQTIDVPRQEAITRDNSPVTADAVVYIRVRDAKRAFLEVDDYKTAVSNLAQTTLRAVLGDMELDDTLNKRQEINARIRKELDEPTDEWGIRVESVEVREVNPSQDVQQAMEQQTSAERRRRAMILEAQGERQSAIEKAQGDKQSDIIRAQGAKQSQILEAQGDAISTVLRAKSAESMGERAIVEKGMETLESIGQGESTTFVLPQELSSTLGRYGKHLSGSDVKADGEVLDSLDFDPETRELLGLDNIDDILNQISEEADVDPAKLEEQAEAVKEGMDPGMQSADEVIEQMDEELEDNGS, from the coding sequence ATGTTCACGCCACTCGCGACCGGCGGCGCCCTCGTCACGGCCGTCGGTCTGCTCGTATTGGTCCTGCTCGTCGTCGTCGTCTACCAGACGGTGAAGATTGTGGACGCCTACGAGAAGAAGGCGCTCACGGTGTTCGGCGAGTACCGAGGCCTCCTCGAACCGGGTATCAACGTCGTGCCGCCGTTCGTGTCGCGGACGTACACGTTCGACATGCGCACGCAGACCATCGACGTGCCGCGCCAGGAAGCCATCACGCGGGACAACTCCCCGGTGACGGCCGACGCCGTCGTCTACATCCGCGTGCGGGACGCCAAGCGCGCGTTCCTCGAAGTGGACGACTACAAGACCGCGGTGTCGAATCTCGCGCAGACGACGCTGCGCGCGGTGCTCGGCGACATGGAACTGGACGACACGCTGAACAAGCGCCAGGAGATAAACGCCCGCATCCGGAAGGAACTCGACGAACCCACCGACGAGTGGGGGATTCGCGTCGAGAGCGTGGAGGTCCGCGAGGTCAACCCCTCGCAGGACGTCCAGCAGGCGATGGAACAACAGACCAGCGCGGAGCGCCGCCGCCGCGCGATGATTCTGGAGGCGCAGGGCGAACGGCAGTCCGCCATCGAGAAGGCCCAAGGTGACAAGCAGTCCGACATCATCCGGGCGCAGGGCGCCAAGCAGTCCCAGATTCTGGAAGCGCAGGGTGACGCGATTTCGACCGTGCTGCGCGCGAAGTCCGCGGAGTCGATGGGCGAGCGCGCCATCGTGGAGAAGGGGATGGAGACCCTGGAGTCCATCGGGCAGGGCGAGTCCACGACGTTCGTCCTCCCGCAGGAGTTGTCGAGCACGCTCGGGCGGTACGGCAAACACCTCTCCGGGAGCGACGTGAAGGCTGACGGCGAGGTGCTGGACAGCCTCGACTTCGACCCGGAGACCCGGGAGCTGCTCGGCCTCGACAACATCGACGACATCCTCAACCAGATTTCCGAGGAGGCGGACGTCGACCCGGCGAAACTCGAAGAGCAAGCCGAGGCCGTCAAGGAGGGGATGGACCCCGGAATGCAGTCGGCCGACGAGGTCATCGAGCAGATGGACGAGGAGTTAGAGGACAACGGCTCGTAG
- a CDS encoding winged helix-turn-helix transcriptional regulator: MGIDEDKRSTLRRFAAVGAASPLTRLASDGDDGGEDAGGSDVRDAITGYLSTTPGAHFSKLRDDLQLGTGETQHHLRRLLDDGAVESERDGDYKRFYPAGRFSDFERAALGYLRRDTPRGMVVELLRDPEASGGDLADALGVSRATVSKYAAQLEEAGMLSRADGYAIREPETLITLLVRYADSFDAATVEFAGDAADLFSYDP; this comes from the coding sequence ATGGGTATCGACGAGGACAAGCGGTCGACGCTCCGGCGGTTCGCCGCGGTGGGAGCGGCGAGTCCCCTGACGCGCCTCGCGAGCGACGGCGACGACGGCGGCGAGGACGCCGGCGGGAGCGACGTCCGTGACGCCATCACGGGCTACCTCTCGACGACGCCGGGCGCGCACTTCTCGAAACTCCGCGACGACCTCCAGTTGGGCACCGGGGAGACCCAACACCACCTCCGCCGCCTGCTGGACGACGGCGCCGTGGAGAGCGAGCGCGACGGCGACTACAAGCGGTTCTACCCCGCCGGTCGGTTCTCGGACTTCGAGCGCGCGGCGCTGGGCTACCTCCGGCGGGACACGCCCCGCGGGATGGTCGTGGAACTGCTCCGCGACCCCGAGGCGTCGGGCGGCGACCTCGCGGACGCGCTCGGCGTGTCGCGGGCGACCGTGAGCAAGTACGCCGCGCAACTGGAGGAAGCCGGGATGCTGTCGCGGGCGGACGGCTACGCGATTCGCGAGCCGGAGACGCTCATCACGCTCCTCGTGCGGTACGCGGACTCCTTCGACGCGGCGACCGTTGAGTTCGCGGGCGACGCGGCGGACCTCTTCTCCTACGACCCGTAG
- a CDS encoding DUF7123 family protein, translating to MSATAAASQALTPKQHRILDYLREHADERTYFKSRLIGDELDLSAKEVGANMPAIEDGEFDVDVERWGYSSSTTWKVVA from the coding sequence ATGAGCGCGACCGCCGCGGCGAGCCAAGCACTGACCCCCAAGCAACACCGCATCCTCGACTACCTCCGCGAACACGCCGACGAACGCACCTACTTCAAGTCCCGCCTCATCGGCGACGAACTCGACCTCTCCGCGAAGGAAGTCGGCGCGAACATGCCCGCCATCGAGGACGGCGAGTTCGACGTGGACGTGGAACGGTGGGGGTACTCCTCGTCGACCACGTGGAAGGTCGTCGCCTGA